A portion of the Paenibacillus marchantiae genome contains these proteins:
- a CDS encoding sugar phosphate isomerase/epimerase family protein — protein sequence MLKVGLQLYTVRDELEQDFKGTLAKVAELGYQGVEFHNFYGHSPEEVKAILDEFGLEIVGTHVQYNSLIEDLDGVIAYHKAIGNKNLIVPYLSEEQRQWDNVFASLNEIGEKCAAQDMVLMYHNHDFEFTEQVEGQPALYTMYDTVTASHLQVELDSCWAHAAGYPPTEVIAKYAGRLPLVHWKDMRRSEGQVLTVEFGQGEVDLGAVATASDQAGAEWLVVEQDVCQNPPLQSIESSMNWIRKYAANGGLVHV from the coding sequence ATGTTGAAGGTTGGATTACAGCTATATACGGTACGGGATGAACTGGAGCAAGATTTCAAAGGTACACTCGCCAAGGTTGCAGAGCTTGGATATCAAGGCGTAGAGTTTCACAACTTTTACGGGCATAGCCCGGAAGAAGTAAAGGCCATTTTGGATGAATTCGGTCTGGAGATCGTGGGTACCCATGTTCAGTACAATAGTCTGATTGAGGATCTTGATGGCGTGATCGCTTATCACAAAGCCATCGGAAACAAAAACCTGATTGTCCCTTATCTGTCGGAAGAACAACGGCAATGGGATAACGTATTTGCTTCCCTGAATGAGATTGGTGAGAAATGTGCAGCGCAGGACATGGTGTTAATGTATCACAATCATGATTTTGAATTTACAGAGCAGGTTGAGGGTCAGCCGGCGTTATACACGATGTATGATACCGTAACCGCTTCCCACCTGCAAGTGGAGCTGGATTCGTGTTGGGCTCACGCCGCAGGATACCCGCCAACGGAAGTCATCGCGAAGTATGCGGGACGTCTGCCACTTGTCCACTGGAAAGACATGCGCCGTTCAGAAGGCCAAGTCCTGACAGTGGAATTCGGCCAAGGTGAGGTAGATCTGGGAGCTGTAGCTACAGCGTCAGATCAGGCGGGAGCCGAGTGGCTTGTTGTGGAACAGGATGTATGTCAGAATCCTCCACTGCAAAGCATCGAGAGCAGTATGAACTGGATTAGAAAATATGCCGCTAATGGAGGACTTGTTCATGTCTAA
- a CDS encoding Gfo/Idh/MocA family protein: MEKMKAGIIGCGNISAIYLENFKDNPLIEVVAVADLIRERAQERADEFNIANVYNVDELLQDNEIELVLNLTVPGSHAMTDLAVLEAGKHVYAEKPLAISLEDGRKVIELAEEKGLYVGSAPDTFLGSGIQTARKAIEEGLIGKPIAATSFFMGGGPEAWHPNPEFFYVAGGGPMFDMGPYYLTALITLLGPIRRISSSAGVQITDRVIGSGPKEGTSLEVQTPTHLAGTIDFEEGAIATMITSFDIRGASDLPRIEIYGTEGTMSIPDPNFFNGEVKLRRFGQDTWETVTPAFESRQNERGIGVTEMVESIRAGREHKASGKLAYHVLEAMHAFQRSSFEGKHIQLESTYQAGAENNTDENQSEAVQSH, translated from the coding sequence GTGGAGAAAATGAAAGCGGGTATTATTGGTTGCGGTAACATTAGCGCCATTTATCTTGAGAATTTTAAAGATAATCCTCTCATTGAAGTGGTGGCTGTTGCGGATTTGATCCGTGAACGGGCACAAGAACGAGCTGATGAATTCAATATCGCAAACGTTTACAATGTAGATGAGTTGCTGCAAGATAATGAAATTGAGCTTGTACTAAACCTCACGGTTCCTGGCAGTCATGCCATGACTGATCTGGCTGTGCTTGAAGCAGGCAAACATGTGTATGCCGAGAAACCACTGGCAATCTCTCTTGAGGATGGTCGCAAGGTAATCGAACTGGCTGAGGAAAAAGGATTGTATGTTGGTTCAGCACCGGATACGTTCCTTGGCTCAGGTATTCAGACTGCCCGCAAGGCTATTGAAGAAGGACTGATCGGTAAACCGATTGCGGCAACATCATTCTTCATGGGTGGAGGGCCGGAGGCTTGGCATCCGAATCCGGAGTTCTTTTATGTCGCTGGTGGCGGACCGATGTTCGATATGGGACCTTACTATTTGACCGCTCTGATTACTCTCCTTGGACCGATTCGCAGAATCAGTTCATCGGCAGGTGTACAGATCACGGACCGCGTTATTGGTTCCGGTCCGAAGGAAGGTACATCTCTTGAGGTACAGACGCCAACACACTTGGCAGGAACGATTGATTTTGAGGAAGGTGCCATTGCAACAATGATCACCAGCTTCGATATCCGGGGTGCTTCGGATTTGCCACGGATTGAAATCTACGGTACCGAAGGTACGATGAGCATACCGGATCCTAACTTTTTTAACGGGGAAGTGAAGCTCCGCAGATTCGGTCAGGACACATGGGAGACTGTGACGCCTGCTTTTGAGAGCAGACAGAACGAGCGTGGAATCGGCGTTACCGAAATGGTTGAATCCATTCGAGCCGGACGCGAACACAAGGCCAGTGGTAAGCTTGCCTATCATGTTCTTGAAGCTATGCATGCGTTCCAACGCTCCTCGTTTGAGGGCAAACACATCCAGCTGGAGAGCACTTATCAAGCAGGAGCAGAAAACAATACAGATGAAAATCAGTCAGAGGCTGTACAGTCACACTAA
- a CDS encoding AraC family transcriptional regulator, translating into MPTDYSCQVLTAGFSFHRKPYIGLHPEGVKNYLLRLQTDGRCRARVDGTMSLVDAGDLLLFSPDEPYELRIDKEQNPMGERLVESGDYHIFFNGDWVDEWWKHHKRPNRIKVQLTESLLTLFRQLVLEQRRISNPYPEIASYYMRILCLEVDRMLSEHPTITNTNYVAYEIKSYIEENASSLFKLEDIATHIGISVSRGVHLFKEAFGKSIMQYTLDVRLNMARERIIFSPMTLEHVAESSGFNNYTYFHRVFRSRFGMSPKEFRVIHREQM; encoded by the coding sequence ATGCCGACTGATTATTCCTGCCAGGTTCTTACAGCAGGCTTCTCGTTTCATCGCAAACCTTATATAGGCTTGCATCCTGAGGGAGTAAAGAATTACTTGTTGAGACTCCAGACGGACGGACGTTGCCGAGCACGTGTAGACGGCACCATGTCGCTTGTTGATGCGGGTGATCTGCTTCTGTTTAGTCCAGATGAGCCGTATGAACTGAGAATAGACAAAGAACAAAATCCGATGGGTGAACGACTTGTGGAGAGTGGTGATTACCATATTTTCTTCAATGGGGACTGGGTGGATGAGTGGTGGAAACATCACAAGCGGCCGAACCGGATCAAGGTGCAGCTGACCGAAAGCCTGCTTACCCTGTTTCGACAGCTCGTACTGGAGCAGCGCCGTATTTCCAATCCGTACCCTGAAATCGCCAGTTACTATATGCGAATTCTTTGTCTTGAAGTGGATCGTATGCTCTCGGAACATCCGACGATTACCAACACCAACTATGTGGCATATGAGATTAAAAGTTACATCGAGGAGAACGCTTCTTCTCTATTCAAGCTTGAAGATATAGCTACCCATATTGGAATCAGTGTTTCAAGGGGAGTTCATCTCTTCAAAGAAGCGTTTGGTAAAAGTATTATGCAATATACACTGGATGTACGACTGAACATGGCCAGGGAACGGATCATTTTTAGTCCAATGACACTCGAACATGTAGCCGAATCTTCCGGCTTTAACAATTATACGTATTTCCACCGGGTATTCCGCTCCCGGTTTGGCATGTCGCCCAAAGAATTCCGCGTCATTCACCGGGAACAGATGTAA
- a CDS encoding Gfo/Idh/MocA family protein has translation METTKRTRVAIIGLGDIARKVYLPLLTAHSDVEIAGIMNRSPEPVKEIQHTYRLNNGTTDMKELLSWDLDAVFVHTATEAHFDIVMQCLERGLAVYVDKPLSYTLRESEEMTAFAEAQGLLLAVGFNRRFAPLYQNAKEWMQAGQGFESLTVTKHRTGIQDRPAAETIYDDLIHILDLMLWYSDHNVQLLHQWIRKNDLDRLLHAAGSAKLGRTAYGRFDMIRQAGADLEKLELHGGGRSVEVLNMEIAKCEERGAQERKETFGSWESILTRRGFTGAIDQFLANLETPDDCAISASHVMDSHDLAEQLIRG, from the coding sequence ATGGAAACAACCAAGCGAACCCGTGTTGCGATCATCGGACTCGGGGACATTGCACGTAAAGTATATTTGCCGCTGTTGACAGCCCACTCGGACGTGGAAATTGCGGGGATTATGAACCGTTCTCCCGAACCTGTGAAGGAAATACAGCATACCTATAGATTGAACAATGGAACAACGGATATGAAAGAATTGTTGTCCTGGGATCTGGATGCGGTGTTTGTACATACAGCAACAGAAGCTCATTTTGACATCGTTATGCAATGTTTGGAACGGGGGCTTGCAGTATACGTGGACAAACCGCTGTCCTATACGTTACGGGAGTCGGAAGAAATGACCGCATTTGCGGAAGCACAGGGTCTTCTTTTGGCGGTAGGTTTTAACCGGAGATTTGCACCTTTGTATCAAAACGCGAAGGAATGGATGCAGGCTGGACAAGGCTTTGAATCGCTGACAGTTACTAAACATCGTACAGGCATTCAGGATCGTCCCGCTGCGGAAACTATCTATGATGATCTGATTCATATTCTTGACCTGATGTTATGGTATTCAGATCACAATGTGCAGCTGCTCCATCAGTGGATACGTAAAAATGACTTGGACCGCCTGCTGCACGCCGCAGGATCAGCCAAGTTGGGTAGAACGGCATATGGCAGATTCGATATGATACGCCAAGCAGGAGCGGATCTGGAGAAGCTTGAGCTGCATGGCGGGGGAAGATCGGTAGAAGTGCTGAACATGGAAATAGCGAAGTGTGAGGAACGCGGTGCACAGGAACGCAAGGAAACCTTTGGCAGCTGGGAAAGTATTTTGACCCGAAGAGGATTCACGGGAGCGATTGACCAATTTTTGGCAAATCTTGAAACCCCGGATGACTGTGCCATCAGTGCGAGTCACGTCATGGACAGTCATGACTTGGCTGAACAGCTTATCCGCGGTTAA
- a CDS encoding TVP38/TMEM64 family protein has product MRKWLWLLLYVLLAGVTFIYRYELLTWTDLHQSIPLLLAMATLFALVPVIPYKIVIIAFGYSYGTATAAWICWLGTTFAAMLVYTGARTIFRNQARSYLERIRGLNRFTTWMEAHPFMGIVSMRLLPIVPQMAVNIYAGITYTPFWVFMVATAIGKLPAIFVFAYAGAQAETSIWVSLLILAGYLVFMTIILLLFRLRSRKKA; this is encoded by the coding sequence TTGCGAAAATGGTTATGGCTCCTCTTATATGTTTTACTTGCTGGAGTCACGTTTATTTACAGATATGAACTGCTGACCTGGACCGATCTGCATCAGTCCATTCCACTTTTACTAGCCATGGCGACATTGTTTGCTCTTGTACCCGTAATTCCGTACAAAATCGTCATTATTGCCTTTGGCTATAGTTACGGTACTGCAACAGCAGCCTGGATATGCTGGCTTGGGACCACATTTGCTGCAATGCTGGTATACACCGGAGCGAGGACGATATTCCGAAATCAGGCCAGATCCTATCTCGAACGCATTCGGGGTTTGAATCGATTTACAACATGGATGGAGGCTCATCCCTTCATGGGTATCGTGTCAATGCGACTGCTGCCCATCGTGCCCCAAATGGCGGTTAATATCTACGCGGGCATTACCTATACCCCATTCTGGGTCTTCATGGTTGCGACGGCAATTGGCAAACTGCCTGCGATTTTTGTTTTTGCCTATGCAGGTGCACAAGCAGAAACATCAATCTGGGTGAGCCTGCTAATCCTTGCCGGTTATCTGGTGTTCATGACGATAATATTGCTCTTGTTTCGCTTACGCTCTCGTAAAAAAGCCTAA
- the msrA gene encoding peptide-methionine (S)-S-oxide reductase MsrA produces MEQHTSEKATFAGGCFWCMVSPFEELPGIHKIVSGYTGGHTENPTYEEVCSETTGHVEAVQITFDPAIFPYEKLVELFWQQIDPTDTGGQFHDRGSSYQTAIFYHSEEQRQIAEASKAALAQSGRFDKPIFTPILPAKTFYEAEEHHQGYHHKNPAHYKRYRKGSGREDFIESNWSGKVDKDGLKERLTPLQFEVTQNNATEPAFHNEFWDHHGDGIYVDIVSGEPLFSSTDKYDSGCGWPSFTRPLRDYNVKEKTDLSHFMIRTEVRSREGDSHLGHLFNDGPAEAGGMRYCINSAALRFVPKEDLEKEGYAEYAVLFN; encoded by the coding sequence ATGGAACAACATACTAGTGAAAAAGCAACTTTTGCAGGCGGGTGCTTCTGGTGTATGGTATCCCCCTTCGAGGAACTACCCGGCATTCATAAGATTGTATCGGGTTATACAGGAGGACATACGGAGAACCCCACATATGAGGAGGTCTGCTCGGAAACGACTGGTCACGTAGAGGCCGTTCAAATTACATTCGACCCGGCCATCTTCCCATATGAGAAGCTCGTTGAATTGTTCTGGCAACAGATCGACCCAACAGATACGGGTGGACAATTCCATGACCGTGGATCATCTTATCAGACGGCCATCTTCTATCACAGTGAAGAACAACGCCAGATCGCAGAAGCTTCCAAAGCAGCTTTGGCACAAAGCGGACGTTTTGACAAACCAATTTTCACACCGATTTTGCCAGCGAAAACGTTCTATGAAGCAGAGGAGCATCACCAAGGGTACCATCACAAAAATCCTGCGCACTACAAACGGTACCGTAAAGGTTCTGGACGTGAAGACTTTATCGAAAGCAACTGGTCCGGCAAAGTGGATAAAGACGGCCTGAAAGAGCGTCTGACGCCGCTGCAGTTCGAAGTTACCCAGAACAACGCAACTGAACCAGCATTTCATAACGAGTTCTGGGACCACCATGGTGACGGAATTTACGTGGACATCGTATCCGGTGAGCCACTGTTCAGTTCCACCGACAAATACGATTCCGGCTGCGGCTGGCCAAGTTTCACCCGTCCACTGCGGGACTACAATGTGAAGGAAAAAACGGATCTCAGCCATTTCATGATTCGTACCGAAGTGAGAAGTCGTGAAGGGGATTCCCATTTGGGTCACCTGTTCAATGACGGCCCTGCCGAAGCTGGTGGAATGCGTTATTGCATCAATTCCGCAGCCCTTCGTTTTGTACCCAAAGAAGACCTAGAAAAAGAAGGATATGCCGAATACGCCGTACTGTTTAATTAA
- a CDS encoding lipid II flippase Amj family protein codes for MFSLSLAIPMLFTMLIHAADSLSYALRLGGLRTRRIALALSLSGILLLVSRTSNMAQGPMVGNLVDTAASGGNPHFAAQLHWLMGAATIGTALAILSFPTMVKLASRMVVHFEAAGSIPSMVRGLLKRSKLKNAMYYITPPSWKMAKLLVQNGMPRRLMTLNIAVTAIYTTGVLSSLYAAYLYPGQAVAASQSTGLINGVATILLTILIDPRISLLSDKSLRGEIRLDRMNQIYGCMLVSRLFGTLLAQLLLIPFAYWIGWIVSMM; via the coding sequence ATGTTTAGTTTGAGCCTGGCCATTCCTATGTTATTTACCATGCTTATTCATGCGGCTGACAGCCTGTCCTATGCACTGCGCCTTGGGGGATTACGCACTCGGCGAATAGCGCTGGCCTTGTCCCTGTCCGGAATTTTGTTGCTGGTGTCGCGTACCTCCAATATGGCCCAAGGGCCGATGGTAGGCAATCTGGTGGATACTGCGGCGAGTGGAGGGAACCCACACTTTGCAGCGCAACTGCACTGGCTGATGGGTGCGGCTACGATAGGAACGGCCTTGGCTATTCTAAGTTTTCCAACGATGGTCAAGCTCGCTTCCCGAATGGTCGTTCATTTTGAGGCGGCAGGATCGATTCCTTCCATGGTTCGAGGACTGCTGAAACGCAGCAAGCTCAAAAACGCGATGTATTATATTACCCCGCCATCATGGAAAATGGCAAAACTATTGGTACAAAACGGAATGCCCAGACGTCTAATGACGTTGAACATAGCGGTGACAGCAATCTATACGACTGGGGTCCTGTCCAGTCTGTACGCTGCGTATCTTTATCCGGGTCAGGCTGTAGCTGCTTCGCAATCCACCGGACTCATTAATGGAGTAGCGACCATTTTGTTAACCATCCTGATTGATCCTCGTATTTCGTTGCTCAGCGACAAATCTCTGCGTGGTGAAATTCGGCTGGATCGAATGAATCAGATCTATGGCTGTATGCTTGTATCCCGTTTATTTGGTACATTGTTGGCGCAGTTGTTATTGATTCCATTTGCTTACTGGATCGGCTGGATTGTGAGTATGATGTAA
- a CDS encoding DUF2188 domain-containing protein — MPWNKQDYPVSMKNLEPRVRHKAIEIANALLDDGYEEGRSIAIATAKAEEWDENHPTSKHSKQATKHTSSDSKSEHGKSSSPRRHSEPVSSSKSHDNIHVVPTDSGWAIKEEGQSKSLATFRTKAEAVDAAKEKSEKQNIRAIIHNEDGQIASSIKP, encoded by the coding sequence ATGCCGTGGAACAAACAGGATTATCCCGTTTCCATGAAAAATCTGGAGCCTCGTGTCAGACATAAGGCCATTGAGATTGCCAATGCATTGCTGGATGACGGTTATGAGGAAGGACGCTCCATTGCAATCGCGACTGCCAAAGCGGAAGAATGGGATGAGAATCATCCCACATCGAAGCATTCGAAGCAGGCTACAAAACATACTTCATCAGACAGCAAATCGGAGCATGGAAAATCTTCATCTCCACGCCGTCATTCCGAACCTGTCTCTTCTTCCAAAAGCCATGATAATATTCATGTCGTTCCTACCGACTCTGGCTGGGCCATCAAGGAAGAAGGTCAATCCAAATCTCTGGCTACGTTCCGAACCAAAGCCGAAGCTGTGGATGCTGCCAAAGAAAAGAGTGAAAAACAAAACATTCGGGCTATTATCCATAATGAAGATGGGCAAATTGCCTCTTCCATCAAGCCTTGA
- a CDS encoding YitT family protein, whose translation MKRTSLTLQQVKTEAVKFAIMLLGTFILAFAYYHINFQNHLSEGGFVGLALLGKYATGLSPAIGMLLLDIPVMILAWFLKGWKFMIQALLGVAAFSLFYDGFERYSTLVIPFHGNLWIPAVLSGVITGVGAGMVLRFGGATGGDDILAVLISRWKGWKLGTVFFVSDAFVLGLSLFFLPVKETLYTILAVWIASKVITYMVSFPARRTVTTSAVKLPVSTAAKVVSGASQRAPVARGVSH comes from the coding sequence ATGAAGAGAACATCGTTAACCTTACAACAAGTTAAGACAGAGGCGGTAAAGTTCGCCATTATGCTGCTCGGAACATTTATTTTGGCATTTGCCTACTATCACATTAATTTTCAGAATCATTTATCGGAGGGCGGATTTGTCGGTCTGGCCCTGCTTGGAAAGTACGCGACAGGCTTATCACCTGCTATTGGCATGCTGCTGCTGGATATTCCAGTCATGATTCTGGCCTGGTTCCTCAAGGGCTGGAAGTTCATGATTCAGGCGCTGCTGGGTGTGGCCGCATTCTCATTGTTCTATGACGGGTTTGAGCGGTACTCCACCCTGGTTATTCCGTTTCACGGTAATTTGTGGATTCCGGCAGTCTTGTCCGGTGTTATCACCGGCGTGGGTGCTGGTATGGTGCTTCGATTCGGAGGAGCAACAGGTGGAGACGACATTCTGGCGGTGCTCATTAGCCGTTGGAAGGGCTGGAAGCTGGGAACGGTTTTCTTTGTCAGCGATGCGTTTGTACTCGGATTGTCGCTTTTCTTTCTACCGGTAAAAGAAACTTTATATACCATTCTGGCCGTATGGATTGCCAGTAAAGTGATTACGTATATGGTCAGTTTCCCGGCTCGCCGGACGGTTACGACCTCAGCTGTGAAGCTGCCCGTGTCGACTGCTGCCAAAGTAGTCAGCGGTGCTTCACAACGAGCTCCTGTGGCTAGAGGGGTTTCGCATTAA
- a CDS encoding nucleotide-binding protein, with amino-acid sequence MKTLKPRVFIGCSLEAKPIAAAVHENLRFSAEVTPWYSGVFNPSSYTMDDLEAEVRTTDFAIFIFHPDDISKIRGKYYASVRDNTMLEMGLFMGRLGRKRIFFILPEDITDIKDASKIEGLRMPTDLLGLNPLVYEIRSDGKWAPAVSVACSKIADSIEEQGRWSDPEVEKIIEKHKRSEGEARLQLLKLLRFFRELLRTRKADSVMLERMSDALRSAFVSLPPFAVRGTAIYRTDDSGHIEQLCGNVGEPGRKYNLSANDDKQPDDPKRILVIDSYRENKIKINLYDDYLEKEYLLCYPVAKRYVITVHIIGHIEADEAIFQQMDLENRHLFNAINDLLGGEPE; translated from the coding sequence ATGAAAACGTTAAAGCCAAGAGTCTTTATTGGCTGCTCGCTGGAAGCGAAGCCGATTGCAGCCGCAGTACACGAAAACTTGCGTTTCTCGGCCGAAGTTACCCCTTGGTACTCCGGAGTTTTTAATCCAAGCAGCTATACCATGGACGATTTGGAAGCAGAAGTGCGTACAACAGACTTTGCCATTTTTATTTTTCATCCGGATGATATATCGAAAATTCGTGGGAAGTACTATGCATCTGTCCGTGATAATACAATGCTGGAAATGGGTTTGTTTATGGGTCGTCTGGGGCGAAAGCGTATTTTTTTCATTCTTCCAGAGGATATTACTGACATCAAAGACGCTTCCAAGATCGAAGGTTTACGCATGCCTACAGACCTGCTGGGATTAAATCCACTGGTTTATGAAATTCGTTCAGACGGGAAATGGGCGCCAGCCGTCTCGGTGGCCTGTTCCAAAATCGCCGACAGCATCGAAGAACAGGGGCGATGGAGCGATCCCGAAGTGGAAAAAATTATCGAGAAGCACAAAAGGTCTGAGGGTGAAGCCCGATTACAGTTGCTCAAGCTGCTGCGATTCTTCAGGGAGTTACTGCGTACCCGCAAAGCAGATTCGGTTATGTTGGAGCGAATGAGCGATGCACTTCGAAGTGCATTTGTATCCCTTCCTCCATTTGCCGTGCGTGGGACTGCCATATACCGTACAGATGACAGTGGTCATATTGAACAATTATGTGGTAACGTTGGGGAACCGGGGAGAAAATATAACTTGTCCGCCAACGACGACAAACAACCTGATGATCCGAAGCGAATTCTGGTTATTGATTCTTACCGGGAGAACAAGATCAAGATCAATCTCTACGACGACTACCTTGAGAAAGAGTATCTGCTATGCTATCCTGTAGCCAAGAGGTATGTAATCACAGTCCATATTATTGGACATATTGAAGCGGATGAGGCGATATTTCAGCAGATGGATTTGGAGAACCGTCATCTGTTCAACGCCATCAACGATTTGTTAGGAGGCGAACCGGAATGA